CTTTCTTCATCGGTCCAATCGATAGTAACATTACCATATAGTGTTGTCTGCGGTTCTCTTCGGGGGATTGCACCAAATTTTTTAGCTTCAACAAAAATAACAGGTCTATTATCTATTTTGAGCGCTATATCCACATATCCTCTTCCACGGACGTATTCTTCGGCATTATATTCATTTGAGTCTCTGACATTCCATCCAAGGATTTTAAAGAAGGGGTCTATGAAATCTTTCCTTACATTAGCTTCACTATAGCTCCTTTTATCATCAATCCCCTCATACTTTTCTATCAATTCTGTCATTTCTTCTTTGACCTTTAGCAATTCCACTAAATGCCCCCCTCTTGAAGATGTTGTGAAAGTTCATGAGAATCTTGAATTGGCTATGAAAACAATTGAAAATCTTAATTTGACTCCGGAATTGTTCAGGTGATGACATTATTTTTCTTTGGTGGACCCTTCTATTGCTTTTCTTTTGGTTAGTTTTTCTAGGATGATCTCTATTATGCTTCTGTTTTGTAGTCTTTCTACTTCGTTTTGCAGGTGGCTGACTTCCTTTTCTCTTTTTTTGAATACTTCTTGTAGGTGTTTATGTTCATTTTTTAATTTTTCATAGTCTGCCTGTAATTGGCTTAATTGATTTGTTAATTTCCTGTTTTCTTCTACTATTTTCCTGTATTTTTCCTGGTTCTCTACAAGTTTTTGGAATTGGGTTTTTGGGATTATGCAAACTTTCTCCTCACATTCAAAAGCCTGCATTCCACGTCATCTTTTCTTAGGTTTATGGTGTATTGTTTTGTGGTGTATTGGCGATCATTGCGCTTGTATTTGCGCTCATAACATTTGATCATGGACTCTAAGAATTTCATATTGTAGTCTATTGTAGATTCTACAATATAATATTGTAGTCTATTGTAGATTATTGGTAGTCTATTGTAGTCTATTGGCATGTTACAATAGTCTATTGTAGAAAAAATAAATTAATTTGGAAAGCGAGAATATTTTTTTGTAGTTGATTTTTTAGTGTGGTGGGGGGTTGTTATGCCTTGTTTAATATGTGACAAATGTAACGTTTACTATGAAATTGAAGATGAGGAGGAGATATTCGAATTTTGTGAATGTGGAAACAGACTCAAGTATTATGAGAGCCTAGAGGAGTACTATGAAGAAATAGAATCTGAAGAGCCGATAAGAGAGACTATAAGGTTGCGAAGAAGTTACACTGAAATAAGAAGCCGTGAATATACATTAATAGAAATTTTAGGGGCTGTTATGAGCATAATAGGCATCATTGGACTAATAATGGGATCTGCAATAGGCATGCTCTTTTTGATAGGAATTCTAACATTCACATATGCTAAGAGCAAGGGATACAGTTGGAAGAAAGGATTAGAAGGAGAAAAGATAGTAAGCCATTACCTAGAAACATTACCGCAAAGCTATGTCGTTTTTAATGATGTGAAATTGCCTGGGAGCAGAGGAAACATTGATCATGTAGTTATCGGGCCTACCGGGATACTCGTAATCGAGACCAAAAATTATGAAGGCGAATACATAATAAAAGGAGACGAATGGTACTTGAAAAAGGGCCCTACACTAAATCCTAAAAAAGAAAAAAGAATAACTAAAAAACCGGGCAAACAAGCAAAAGCTAATGCATTAATCCTAAGAGACTTCCTATCAGATAATATTGAT
This DNA window, taken from Methanothermobacter tenebrarum, encodes the following:
- a CDS encoding nuclease-related domain-containing protein, which gives rise to MPCLICDKCNVYYEIEDEEEIFEFCECGNRLKYYESLEEYYEEIESEEPIRETIRLRRSYTEIRSREYTLIEILGAVMSIIGIIGLIMGSAIGMLFLIGILTFTYAKSKGYSWKKGLEGEKIVSHYLETLPQSYVVFNDVKLPGSRGNIDHVVIGPTGILVIETKNYEGEYIIKGDEWYLKKGPTLNPKKEKRITKKPGKQAKANALILRDFLSDNIDMRPWVHAIVALTSQKPHKVLTEHYSVLQPEEIPEFIMSKKGRFTEDSIEKATELLSQYSAEVSFM